A genome region from Triticum aestivum cultivar Chinese Spring chromosome 2B, IWGSC CS RefSeq v2.1, whole genome shotgun sequence includes the following:
- the LOC123042745 gene encoding thioredoxin-like protein YLS8: MDEVLSGVAETIKNFAVIYLVDITEVPDFNTMYELYDPSTVMFFFRNKHIMIDLGTGNNNKINWAMKDKQEFVDIVETVYRGARKGRGLVIASKDYSTKYRY; the protein is encoded by the coding sequence ATGGATGAGGTGCTGTCAGGGGTGGCTGAGACCATCAAGAACTTTGCCGTGATCTACCTTGTTGACATCACCGAGGTTCCTGACTTCAACACCATGTACGAGCTGTACGACCCGTCAACGGTCATGTTCTTCTTCCGCAACAAGCACATCATGATTGATCTTGGGACAGGAAACAACAACAAGATCAACTGGGCAATGAAAGACAAGCAAGAGTTTGTTGACATCGTGGAGACTGTTTACAGAGGAGCTCGTAAGGGCCGTGGTCTGGTGATTGCTTCCAAGGATTACTCCACCAAATACCGGTACTGA
- the LOC123047403 gene encoding uncharacterized protein encodes MDVHRAEPPHTGAAAVLDPRRAEAANRHVRALNTQFASWVQSQLQNHPAELWEDGMKDYLSHASEIMENFKDVVNWLRQNKAGTTAVSSPSPANEEKTTTPATVNSKFMVQPGSDNGQKSPTTGASSLAFQNSSSPNMFSLPSQKKTSPFGGIFDNKDAPGDSSKSTFQFGGNNGFSTPTNTPGDSSKSTFQFGGNNGFSTPTTPSIFSTTGSSFNMPAPTLFSMNQQPICTGSGNMKAAEASADADEDAEAEQPSSPSVKKAEEKGIVVVHEAKCKVYVKHDDATKGWKDIGVGQLSIRCKEGAEKASKESTPTVVIRNDVGKILLNAMIYKGIKMSVQKNTVASIFHTSDAQSESDGGNVVARTYLLRLKNEEAATNLSAVIKENAPLD; translated from the exons ATGGACGTCCACAGGGCAGAGCCTCCCCATACAGGAGCTGCCGCTGTTCTAGACCCCCGACGGGCCGAGGCCGCCAACAGGCACGTGAGGGCGCTGAATACCCAGTTTGCAAG CTGGGTGCAATCGCAGTTGCAAAACCATCCGGCCGAACTTTGGGAGGATGGCATGAAAGATTACTTATCCCATGCTTCTGAAATAATG GAAAATTTCAAGGATGTTGTCAATTGGCTTAGGCAGAATAAAGCAGGTACGACAGCTGTTTCATCCCCAAGTCCAGCCAATGAGGAGAAGACTACTACGCCGGCAACTGTCAATAGCAAGTTTATGGTACAGCCAGGATCAGATAATGGACAGAAGAGTCCAACTACAGGAGCCAGCTCCCTAGCTTTTCAGAACTCAAGCTCACCGAATATGTTCTCACTCCCTTCTCAGAAGAAAACATCACCTTTTGGCG GCATATTTGATAACAAGGACGCGCCTGGCGACAGCAGCAAATCGACTTTCCAGTTTGGTGGAAATAACGGCTTTTCAACACCAACTAACACGCCTGGCGATAGCAGCAAATCGACTTTCCAGTTTGGTGGAAATAACGGCTTTTCAACACCAACTACCCCGTCCATTTTTTCTACCACTGGTTCCAGTTTTAACATGCCAGCCCCAACACTGTTTTCAATGAACCAGCAACCAATTTGCACTG GATCAGGAAACATGAAAGCTGCTGAAGCTTCAGCTGATGCGGATGAAG ATGCTGAAGCCGAGCAACCAAGCAGCCCTTCTGTAAAGAAAGCAGAAGAGAAAGGAATAGTTGTTGTTCATGAAGCCAAATGCAAGGTGTATGTGAAG CATGATGATGCTACCAAGGGTTGGAAAGACATTGGTGTCGGTCAGCTCTCTATCAGATGTAAAGAGGGTGCAGAGAAAGCTTCGAAAGAGTCCACCCCAACAGTTGTTATCAGAAATGAT GTTGGCAAAATTCTTCTGAATGCTATGATCTACAAGGGGATAAAGATGAGTGTTCAAAAGAACACAGTTGCCTCAATATTTCACACTTCA GATGCGCAGTCTGAATCAGATGGTGGCAATGTTGTAGCTCGAACATACTTACTCCGACTGAAAAACGAAGAGGCGGCTACAAACTTGTCAGCGGTGATCAAAGAGAACGCACCGCTGGACTGA
- the LOC123042746 gene encoding LRR receptor-like serine/threonine-protein kinase SIK1 produces the protein MLRALLLLLATAALLSGDAAAGTGSGDKPTPPCSPPDRAALLGFKAGITADTTGILATWAGDDCCGGGWEGVACDAATGRVVSLRLESQRGRHMAGAISPSLGGLEFLESLVIRDMGRLVGAVPDALSRLTRLTRLQQLYLEGNALAGGVPGKALSKMTSLRYLSLAGNRLEGPLPPELGRVRGLEQINLAGNRLTGGIPSSYGNLSSLAYLDLSGNLLSGVVPEFVGQRFKSLALLDLSNNSFSGELPASLYTLRDLADLSLSHNKIAGRIPPQIGSLRSLNSLALDDNLLAGPIPKSLFGLPKLWRLDLSKNKLNGALPDFAGGGSLKWLDVSRNAIGGQIPSSISKLHGLERLDISRNRVGGVIPATMAAMASLEWLDLSSNAIVGRIPDNFTRMAGVRHASFRGNKLCGRIPQAAPFNRFPAAAYAHNLCLCGKPLPPCRKIS, from the coding sequence ATGCTCCGTGCTCTGCTTCTCCtgctcgccaccgccgccctgctGTCCGGCGATGCGGCCGCCGGCACGGGCAGCGGCGACAAGCCGACCCCGCCATGCTCGCCCCCCGACCGTGCCGCGTTGCTCGGCTTCAAGGCCGGCATCACCGCCGACACGACGGGCATCCTCGCCACGTGGGCCGGCGACGACTGCTGCGGCGGCGGGTGGGAGGGCGTGGCCTGCGACGCCGCCACGGGGAGGGTCGTGTCGCTGCGCCTGGAGTCGCAGCGGGGTCGCCACATGGCGGGCGCCATCTCCCCTTCCCTCGGCGGCCTCGAGTTCCTCGAGTCCCTGGTGATCCGCGACATGGGGCGACTCGTCGGCGCCGTCCCGGACGCCCTCTCGCGGCTCACGCGGCTCACGCGCCTCCAGCAGCTCTACCTCGAGGGCAACGCGCTGGCCGGCGGGGTACCCGGGAAGGCGCTGTCCAAGATGACCTCCCTCCGGTACCTCTCGCTCGCCGGCAACCGGCTGGAGGGCCCGctgccgccggagctcgggcgcgTTCGCGGTCTCGAGCAGATCAACCTCGCCGGGAACCGCCTCACCGGCGGGATCCCGTCGAGCTACGGGAACCTGTCCAGCCTGGCGTACCTCGACCTGAGCGGCAACCTTCTGTCAGGCGTCGTCCCGGAATTTGTAGGGCAGCGGTTCAAGAGCCTGGCGCTGCTGGACTTGAGCAACAACAGCTTCTCCGGCGAGCTGCCGGCGTCGTTATACACCTTGCGTGACCTTGCCGACCTGTCGCTGAGCCACAACAAGATCGCCGGCAGGATTCCACCGCAGATCGGCAGCCTCCGGTCTCTGAACTCTCTCGCCCTCGATGACAACCTGCTCGCAGGCCCCATTCCGAAGTCACTGTTCGGCCTGCCGAAGCTGTGGCGCCTCGACCTGTCCAAGAACAAGCTCAACGGCGCTCTGCCCGACTTCGCGGGCGGCGGGAGCCTCAAGTGGCTCGACGTGTCGAGGAACGCCATCGGCGGCCAGATACCGAGCTCGATCTCGAAGCTGCATGGCCTGGAGAGGCTGGACATCTCCCGGAACAGAGTCGGGGGCGTCATCCCGGCAACCATGGCGGCCATGGCGAGCTTGGAGTGGCTGGACCTCTCCAGCAACGCCATCGTCGGGAGGATACCGGATAACTTCACGAGGATGGCGGGCGTCCGGCACGCGAGCTTCAGAGGGAACAAGCTGTGCGGGCGGATACCGCAGGCCGCGCCGTTCAACCGGTTCCCCGCGGCGGCGTACGCGCACAACCTGTGCCTGTGCGGCAAGCCGCTGCCGCCGTGCAGGAAGATTAGCTAG